One window of the Sciurus carolinensis chromosome 8, mSciCar1.2, whole genome shotgun sequence genome contains the following:
- the LOC124991526 gene encoding sperm motility kinase 2B-like codes for MRRECSESSVEAQGPGSCFESALTDHYCVLRPIGEGSFSQVVLARHLLTGVKVAVKVVPKTEGHEPVLREREWLMSLEHANVIQLFQVIETPRNMYLVMEYAEGGQLRLRIPREGGLPEVKVRRAFREMVQVVHYCHQKGVAHLDLKPENFVVDARGHVKLIDFGLSTSIAPGQLLTGFRGTLLYLAPEIIQRKGFEGPPADVWSLGVTLYFMLTGRRPFMASTSKGLQNLVLQASYDIPPHVSPGARSLIQQLLTVDPTQRPTLEQVMGHPWLSQGQDPSPSRPSQPLPQRLDPAIMTVMFDMGFDPYNTWLSLANRQFDEAMATYLLLQHQRSQGAGCPLQAKPVRRRVVGPRPGPSVDPPSVHPNRCTSEPALLLPHEPQQPEEAKPSGRKDAACASVPAIPLRFLHEKMPAPRPASRQDSGPSPGRRGAEGGSSASQGTSTGPAHDRGRGWRRVTRRIATCLRRLCCCLPCVHGPASRRRVAPADGGHRPPRLPNSVVPEIVPT; via the coding sequence ATGCGCAGAGAGTGTAGTGAGAGTAGTGTAGAGGCGCAGGGGCCCGGCTCCTGCTTCGAGTCGGCCCTCACCGACCATTATTGTGTCCTGAGGCCCATTGGGGAGGGGAGCTTCAGCCAGGTGGTACTGGCCCGCCACCTCCTGACCGGAGTCAAGGTGGCGGTGAAAGTCGTGCCAAAGACGGAGGGGCACGAGCCTGTGCTCCGCGAACGGGAATGGTTGATGTCCCTGGAACACGCGAACGTGATCCAGCTCTTCCAGGTCATCGAGACCCCCCGCAACATGTACCTGGTCATGGAGTACGCGGAGGGGGGGCAGCTCCGGCTTCGCATCCCGCGGGAAGGTGGCCTGCCCGAGGTGAAGGTGCGCAGGGCGTTCAGGGAGATGGTGCAGGTCGTGCATTACTGCCACCAGAAGGGCGTGGCGCACCTCGACCTCAAGCCCGAGAACTTCGTGGTGGATGCCAGGGGCCACGTAAAGCTCATCGACTTTGGCCTGAGCACCAGCATCGCGCCGGGGCAGCTGCTGACCGGGTTCAGGGGCACTCTCCTGTACCTCGCCCCCGAAATCATCCAGCGCAAGGGATTCGAGGGCCCCCCTGCAGACGTCTGGAGCCTGGGCGTCACTCTGTATTTCATGCTCACGGGGAGGAGGCCGTTCATGGCGAGCACCAGTAAGGGGCTGCAGAATCTGGTCCTGCAGGCGAGTTACGACATTCCCCCGCATGTGTCCCCGGGAGCTCGCAGCCTCATTCAGCAACTCCTGACGGTGGACCCCACACAGAGGCCCACCCTAGAGCAGGTCATGGGGCACCCATGGCTGAGCCAGGGCCAGGACCCTTCCCCCAGTCGTCCCAGCCAGCCACTCCCCCAGCGGCTCGACCCCGCCATCATGACCGTGATGTTTGACATGGGTTTCGACCCCTACAACACCTGGTTGTCCCTGGCCAACCGCCAATTCGATGAAGCCATGGCCACCTACCTTCTCCTGCAGCACCAGAGAAGCCAGGGGGCGGGCTGCCCGCTCCAGGCAAAGCCTGTTCGTCGCCGGGTGGTTGGGCCTCGCCCAGGGCCCTCGGTGGATCCTCCCAGCGTCCACCCCAACCGGTGCACCAGTGAGCCTGCCCTTCTCTTGCCCCATGAGCCGCAGCAGCCGGAGGAGGCCAAACCCTCAGGCCGGAAGGACGCTGCGTGCGCCAGCGTGCCGGCCATTCCTCTGCGCTTCCTCCACGAGAAGATGCCCGCTCCCAGGCCAGCCTCCCGGCAGGACTCTGGGCCCAGCCCTGGTAGGCGGGGAGCCGAAGGAGGCAGCTCCGCCTCCCAGGGCACCTCCACGGGGCCAGCCCACGacagaggcaggggctggaggcgGGTCACCAGGAGGATCGCCACCTGCCTTCGGCGACTCTGCTGCTGCCTTCCGTGCGTCCACGGGCCCGCCTCGAGAAGAAGGGTGGCTCCGGCGGACGGAGGCCACAGACCCCCTAGGCTCCCCAATAGCGTGGTTCCAGAGATCGTGCCCACGTGA